Proteins encoded in a region of the Micropterus dolomieu isolate WLL.071019.BEF.003 ecotype Adirondacks linkage group LG07, ASM2129224v1, whole genome shotgun sequence genome:
- the mcf2lb gene encoding guanine nucleotide exchange factor DBS encodes SANFQRHVLPLALSRSLGLTQDTQGAAERHHARGGRGDNGSPIIVFPEFPSFGEITDREFHNVLTYLTSVPSLSSTDVGFILVIDRRQDRWAAVKGTLLRIAGSFPGNLQLVLVLRPTTLLQRTLSDILFKFNKDEFKMKVPVIMLSSITELHSYIDRTQLTQELGGTQEYCHEKWISHRTAIEGFALLVKKTAQTLQSFGTELAETELPNEIQATNILLGTHTNKKDKMKEDLLVALGQGSRLLESINEPVVRNPDHNMNQDEMENMATVQRLLSQLDETERAFDEFWVRHQTKLEQCLQLRHFEHNFREVRALLDQVSEKLATFSEVGISPAHVDHIFCELTTYEERVCEVLERALSLAREGDELIQNLHYAEDSIQPKCSELRAVNENVSSNLRAKKDHLLKAKELHHCLERASKWVDDGIYLLASQPVDKCQSHEGAELALQELERYLDNAGQNQLTDLNTIWSEYEAVLNQKFRDQVEKVFQKQASMQEMFDKRRVSLKKLAAKQTRPVQPVAPRPEAFIKSPLSSPAHRAQQEKNCSETDSGNDCEKGNGQLQNGDSNSRHASLSEEEENLAVLRRHVMNELLETERAYVEELLCVLQGYASEMDNPAMVHLIPTPLQNKKEVLFGNMSEIYHFHKRTFLRELEQYTDCPELVGRCFLERMTDLQIYEKYCHNKPRSESLWRQCSDCAFFQECQKKLEHKLGLDSYLLKPVQRITKYQLLLKEMLKYSKSCEGAVDLQEALTSILGILKAVNDSMHLIAITGYEGNLSELGKLLMQGSFSVWTEHKKGHAKVKDLARFKPMQRHLFLHEKALLFCKRREENGEGYEKAPSYSFKQSMNMSVVGITENAKGDNKKFEIWCNSREEVYIVQAPTAEVKTTWVNEIRKVLTTQLEACRASQQRAPEQVFQFPPVQSGSVSLSPFKSGQKSFKRGEEKKAEPCSPDANSSSSPKPTGKDEAVTSPTSDRAAVAKKRFTLQGFSNLKAQKGSPTSPDHKTKRQSDPTPFGFKGWNKASLSLDASEEHDGYSSAEDPLNSDPEDDNGKKLCAGKYTVMADYEKGGAQELSVKSGEMVQVIKEGDDGQWLVRNLTSSKEGWMAAANLITLLGKSKSCQSLTSSEGSGSGNLSTSSSCSETYTSFSDIKP; translated from the exons TCTGCTAACTTTCAGCGTCAcgttctgccgctcgctctctctcgctcactcgGCCTCACACAGGATACACAGGGAGCTGCCGAGCGTCACCATGCTCGCG GAGGTAGAGGAGATAATGGCAGCCCCATCATTGTGTTCCCAGAATTTCCTTCGTTTGGAGAGATCACAGACAGAGAATTTCACAACGTGCTGACATACCTGACTAGCGTGCCCAG TTTATCTTCAACAGACGTGGGATTCATCCTGGTGATTGATCGCCGGCAAGACCGATGGGCGGCCGTCAAAGGGACCCTGCTTCGTATCGCA GGCTCCTTCCCGGGGAACCTCCAGCTGGTACTGGTTCTGAGGCCCACTACCCTCCTGCAGCGTACACTCTCCGACATCCTCTTCAAGTTCAACAAGGATGAGTTCAAGATGAAGGTGCCG gtgaTTATGCTGAGCTCAATAACTGAGCTGCACTCCTACATCGACCGCACCCAGCTGACCCAGGAACTCGGGGGAACACAGGAGTACTGCCATGAGAAGTGGATCTCTCACCGCACT GCTATTGAAGGCTTTGCGTTGTTGGTAAAGAAAACAGCACAGACTCTGCAGTCATTTGGCACCGAGCTTGCTGAAACCGAACTCCCCAATGAAATCCAGGCCACAAACATCCTGCTGGgcacacacaccaacaagaAAGACAAAATGAAG gaGGATCTGCTGGTGGCTCTGGGTCAGGGCAGCAGACTGCTGGAGAGCATCAATGAGCCTGTAGTGCGAAACCCCGACCACAACATGAACCAGGATGAAATGGAGAACATGGCTACAGTGCAAAG ACTGCTGTCTCAGCTGGACGAGACAGAAAGGGCTTTCGATGAGTTCTGGGTGAGGCATCAGACCAAACTGGAGCAGTGTCTCCAACTGCGCCACTTTGAGCACAACTTCAGAGAG GTGAGGGCTCTGCTGGATCAGGTGTCTGAGAAACTTGCAACCTTCTCTGAGGTGGGAATCAGCCCAGCCCACGTGGACCACATCTTCTGTGAACTCACCACCTATGAGGAGAGAGTCTGT GAGGTGCTGGAGAGAGCCTTGTCGTTGGCCCGTGAGGGTGATGAACTGATCCAGAACTTGCACTATGCCGAGGACTCCATTCAGCCCAAATGCAGCGAGCTCAGAGCAGTCAATGAGAATGTTAGCAGCAACCTGAGGGCCAAGAAGGACCACCTCCTCAAAGCTAAGGAGCTACACCACTGTTTGGAAAGG GCTTCTAAATGGGTTGATGATGGTATATACCTGCTGGCATCTCAGCCTGTAGACAAGTGTCAATCACATGAGGGGGCAGAGTTAGCCCTGCAGGAGCTAGAGCGTTACCTGGATAATGCAGGCCAGAACCAACTGACAGACCTCAATACCATTTGGAGTGAATATGAGGCGGTGCTCAACCAGAAGTTCAGG GACCAAGTGGAGAAGGTTTTCCAGAAGCAGGCGTCCATGCAGGAGATGTTCGACAAGAGGAGGGTCAGTCTGAAGAAGCTAGCAGCCAAACAGACCAGGCCGGTGCAGCCGGTAGCCCCCAGACCTGAAGCCTTCATAAAATCCCCTCTCAGCTCGCCTG CACACAGAGCACAGCAGGAGAAAAACTGCTCAGAGACAGACTCTGGGAACGACTGTGAGAAA gGAAATGGCCAACTGCAGAACGGAGACAGTAACAGCAGACATGCCTCTctgtcagaggaggaggagaacctGGCGGTGCTCAGGAG GCACGTCATGAACGAGCTCCTGGAAACTGAGAGAGCCTACGTGGAGGAGCTGCTCTGTGTATTACAG GGATATGCCTCTGAGATGGATAATCCAGCAATGGTCCATCTCATACCCACTCCTTTGCAGAACAAAAAGGAGGTTCTGTTTGGCAACATGTCAGAAATCTACCACTTCCACAAGAG GACATTTCTGAGGGAGTTGGAGCAGTACACCGACTGCCCAGAGCTAGTTGGAAGGTGTTTTCTAGAGAGG ATGACAGACCTGCAGATCTATGAGAAGTACTGTCACAACAAGCCTCGCTCTGAAAGCCTTTGGAGGCAATGCTCAGACTGTGCCTTCTTCCAG GAGTGTCAGAAAAAACTGGAGCATAAACTGGGCTTAGATTCATATCTGCTGAAGCCTGTTCAGAGGATTACCAAATATCAGCTGCTACTGAAG GAAATGCTGAAGTACAGTAAGAGCTGTGAGGGGGCCGTTGACCTGCAGGAGGCACTGACATCCATCTTAGGCATCCTCAAAGCTGTCAATGACTCCATGCACCTCATCGCCATTACAGGATATGAG GGTAATCTGAGTGAGCTGGGTAAGCTACTGATGCAGGGGTCATTCAGCGTGTGGACTGAGCACAAAAAAGGTCATGCCAAAGTTAAGGATCTGGCCCGTTTCAAGCCTATGCAGAGGCACCTCTTCCTCCACGAGAAGGCCCTGCTTTTCTgcaagaggagggaggagaatgGGGAAGGCTATGAGAAAGCTCCCTCATACAGCTTCAAACAATCTATGAAT ATGAGTGTTGTTGGCATCACTGAGAATGCAAAAGGAGACAACAAGAAGTTTGAAATCTGGTGTAACTCCAGAGAAGAGGTCTATATTGTTCAG GCACCAACGGCTGAAGTAAAAACCACTTGGGTAAATGAGATCAGGAAGGTTCTGACTACCCAGCTGGAAGCGTGCAGAG CCAGCCAGCAGAGGGCACCGGAGCAGGTTTTCCAGTTCCCTCCTGTGCAAAGTGGATCAGTGAGTCTCAG TCCATTCAAGTCCGGACAGAAGAGCTTTAAaaggggagaggagaagaaagcaGAGCCCTGTAGCCCAGATGCCAACTCCTCTTCTTCACCAAAGCCCACTGGAAAAG ATGAGGCTGTGACAAGCCCTACCTCAGACAGAGCTGCTGTGGCTAAAAAGCGCTTTACTTTACAGGGCTTCAGTAACCTCAAAGCACAGAAAG GATCTCCCACAAGCCCTGATCACAAGACGAAACGCCAGAGCGATCCCACGCCATTCGGCTTCAAAG GCTGGAACAAGGCCTCCCTGTCGCTGGATGCCTCAGAGGAGCATGACGGCTACTCCAGTGCCGAGGATCCTCTTAACTCTGACCCAGAGGACGACAACGGCAAGAAGCTG TGTGCTGGCAAATATACAGTGATGGCTGACTATGAGAAGGGCGGCGCTCAAGAGCTCTCAGTGAAGAGCGGCGAAATGGTGCAGGTGATCAAGGAGGGGGATGACGGACAGTG GCTTGTACGTAACCTGACCTCTTCTAAAGAGGGCTGGATGGCAGCTGCTAACCTTATCACACTCCTTGGAAAGTCCAAGTCGTGCCAGTCTCTCACCAGCTCAG AAGGCAGTGGTTCTGGAAACCTCAGCACATCATCCAGCTGCAGTGAGACCTACACAAGCTTCTCTGACATCAAACCCTGA